The Streptomyces sp. NBC_01439 genome contains the following window.
TCTCGGCCCGGTCGTCGACGAACAGGATCTCTCCGGGCGGCAGCCCGAGTTCGCGGACGCACCACTCGTAGGCGGCGGGTTCGGGCTTGGCGCTGCCGATCCGGCAGGAGAGTCCGCGGACCGCGAACCGCTCCAGCCACGGCTGGGTGGCCTCGTACCGGGCGGCCAGGTCCTCGGGGATGTTGGAGAGGAGGCCGAGCACGAGCCCCTGGTCGGCGAGGAGGCCGAGCAGGTCCACCATGCGCCGGTCGATCTCGCTCCAGCTGGCGAGGTCGGCGGCGGTCAGCTCCTCGGTCAGCCGCCCGTCGAGCGGGACGTCCAGGTGCGCGAAGACCGCTCGCCAGTAGCCGGGCCCGGTGACCTCGCCGCGGTCGTAGGGGGGTCGCTCGGACCAGTACGCCGCCCAGAAGCGGTCGGGGTCGGCACCGGCCGTGCGTTCCAGGACGGCCGTGGACTCGGGCGACTGGACACGCGCGATGACACCGAACATGTCGAAGAGGACGGCTTTCATCCTTCGGTTCCTCACGTTCTACGGGTTCAGGGGTGTGGTGACGGCGTCCGTGCGCCCGGAGTCGCGCGGGCCGGGCACGCCCCCGGGGTCGGGGGCGTTGCGGCGCAGCCACAGGCTCAGCGCGCCGCAGACGACGGCGAGCAGGAACAGCAGGAGCGGCACCGTCTTCACCTCCATCGTGTCGATGACGGCGCCGAGCAGCGGCGGGAACGCCACGCCGCCGATCATCGAGGCGGCGATCACATAGGCGCCTGCGGCGCCCACGCCGGGCACGGCGCGGTTCAGCCAGGGCAGGCAGGTGGGGAAGATCGGCGCGATCATCAGGCCGACGCCGAAGTACGCGTACGGGGCGAACGCCGGGACCGTCGCCAGGAGGAGGAAGCCGGCCATGCCGACGCAGCAGACGAGGAGGATCGACGGCGCGGACCAGCGCAGGCTGATCGGCGCGGCGACGAACCGGCCGAGGGTCATGGCGGCCCAGTAGGCGGAGGTCGCGGTCGCTGCGGTGGCGGCCCCGTACCCGACGGCTTCGAGGTGGGTGGGCTCCCAGCCGCCGACGCCGGTCTCGATGGCGACGTGCAGGACGTAGATGCCGATGAACACCCCGATGATCGGGAGCACCCGGGCGCCTCCCGCCGGGGCGCCGTCCACGGGGGCGGGGGCGGGCTCCCGGGCGGCCACCCCGCCGAGGGTGACGAGGATCAGCAGGCTGATCACGCCGGTGCCGATGAAGATCTCCGGATAGCTCTCCGCCCCGAGCCAGCCGATCAGGGCGGGACCGGCGATCGCACCGATGCCGAAGTGCCCGTTCAGCAGGTTGAGCATGGCGGTGCTGCGGTGGCCGAAGCCGACGGCGAAGAGCTGGTTGAGGCCGTAGTCGATGCCGCCGAAGCCCAGGCCGATGACGAAGGTGCCGGCGAGGGCGAGGGTCCAGCTCGGGGAGAAGGCGAAGGCGGCGGCACCCACGGCCATCAGCACGTAGGAGCCGCCGAGCAGCACCCGGTTGTTCAGGCGGCCCCGCAGGAGGTGGTAGATCAGCACCCCGAGGAGGGCGCCGACGAAGTGGGCGCTGAGGCTGAGCCCGGCCACGGCCGGGCTGATGCCGAACTCGTCCCGCAGGGCCGGGATCGCCGGACCGTAGAGCGCTTGGAGGGCGCCGATCACCACGAACGCCAGGCACGAGGCGACGATCGCGACGGTGGTGAGGAGGGGTTTCCCTCCTTCTGGCAGGTCGGCCTCACGGGTGGCGGTCATGGCTCTCCTCATCGGTCACGGCCGAATGAACACGATCAATGTTCACAACAGCAGGAAGTTCCCCCTACTCCGCTCAAGCTACACATCACGAATGTTCATTTCAACAGTTTGAATGTTCGAAACGCACATCCTGGCGGCCCTCCGCCCCCATCTGTGCTAAAAGCAGACACATGAACGTGATGGAGAGGCACAAGTTCGTCGTGGAACTGCTCGTGCAGCAGAACCGCGCGACGGTGGCCGAGCTGGCCCTGGCCACCGGGGCGTCCGAAATGACCATCCGCCGGGACCTGGAAGTACTGGAGTCCCGGGGAGCACTGCGCCGCGTGCGCGGCGGCGCGGTGAGCAGCCTGCCCGGCGGAGTCGAGCCCCCCTACGCGATCCGGGCCATGTCCGGAACGCGGGCCAAGGAGCGACTGGCGCGCGCCGTGGTCGAACTGCTCACCGACGGCGAGACCGTCGCGCTGGACACGGGCACGACCGCCGCGGCCATCGCCAAGGCCATGGCGGACCGTCAGCTCACCGTCACCCCCCTCTCACTGCACGCGGCCTTCACCCTGTCCGCACACCCCGGCATCCAACTGGTGATGCCCGGCGGGCAGGTGCGCCCCGAGGAGCTGTCCTTC
Protein-coding sequences here:
- a CDS encoding HAD family hydrolase, which encodes MKAVLFDMFGVIARVQSPESTAVLERTAGADPDRFWAAYWSERPPYDRGEVTGPGYWRAVFAHLDVPLDGRLTEELTAADLASWSEIDRRMVDLLGLLADQGLVLGLLSNIPEDLAARYEATQPWLERFAVRGLSCRIGSAKPEPAAYEWCVRELGLPPGEILFVDDRAENVDAARRLGLQGHVFTSPEELLVALEAALT
- a CDS encoding MFS transporter, whose translation is MTATREADLPEGGKPLLTTVAIVASCLAFVVIGALQALYGPAIPALRDEFGISPAVAGLSLSAHFVGALLGVLIYHLLRGRLNNRVLLGGSYVLMAVGAAAFAFSPSWTLALAGTFVIGLGFGGIDYGLNQLFAVGFGHRSTAMLNLLNGHFGIGAIAGPALIGWLGAESYPEIFIGTGVISLLILVTLGGVAAREPAPAPVDGAPAGGARVLPIIGVFIGIYVLHVAIETGVGGWEPTHLEAVGYGAATAATATSAYWAAMTLGRFVAAPISLRWSAPSILLVCCVGMAGFLLLATVPAFAPYAYFGVGLMIAPIFPTCLPWLNRAVPGVGAAGAYVIAASMIGGVAFPPLLGAVIDTMEVKTVPLLLFLLAVVCGALSLWLRRNAPDPGGVPGPRDSGRTDAVTTPLNP
- a CDS encoding DeoR/GlpR family DNA-binding transcription regulator → MNVMERHKFVVELLVQQNRATVAELALATGASEMTIRRDLEVLESRGALRRVRGGAVSSLPGGVEPPYAIRAMSGTRAKERLARAVVELLTDGETVALDTGTTAAAIAKAMADRQLTVTPLSLHAAFTLSAHPGIQLVMPGGQVRPEELSFYGHAPVQTFKDLCFDTFILGCCGVDPVQGATAYNLDDVQVKRAAVAAAQRVILVATADKIGRAALGRICSMEEIALVVTDAPAGSPAVEALRDQGVEVVHPADD